Proteins from a single region of Pyrus communis chromosome 6, drPyrComm1.1, whole genome shotgun sequence:
- the LOC137736183 gene encoding uncharacterized protein — MDSPSSVLSSDDATAVKCSICMEGVSDNCGRTIVKLQCSHLFHLDCIGSAFNVKGVMECPNCREIENGEWRYYVSRSPDRELDLSEDEMDYEDSPIEFLDMGQQGTMLRRFHHGEWETGWLSPTRHGSEPPFEADLLDPYSVFSGNPYTYNQWTGLPVPTEVFPSNPSRIDWGPEPLICDSCTNLFSTGDYTGGANWSSYPSATLSSGIDYIGMPNAPLVPRVVEGGYESPFGFAYQGSNDPPHPNFPMMQQLPTNFPSQAAHASMGRSNDLMHWLRAGHTTTSLGQTADSIPFSVNMNSSLSSATNGHHLVQEGNGVQPQRLFPEDAGSLTSFFPDVNQ; from the exons ATGGATTCTCCGTCGTCCGTTTTGTCATCCGACGATGCCACAGCCGTGAAATGTTCCATCTGCATGGAGGGAGTCTCTGACAACTGTGGCCGCACTATCGTCAAGCTTCAGTGCTCTCACTTGTTTCACCTCG ATTGCATTGGTTCTGCATTCAATGTAAAGGGTGTCATGGAATGCCCTAATTGTCGCGAAATTGAGAATGGCGAATGGAGGTACTATGTATCTCGTAGCCCTGACCGTGAGCTCGACCTATCTGAGGACGAGATGGATTATGAGGACAGTCCTATAGAGTTCCTTGACATG GGGCAACAGGGAACCATGCTACGCCGTTTCCATCATGGTGAATG GGAAACGGGATGGTTATCGCCTACCCGTCACG GCTCAGAACCACCCTTTGAAGCGGATTTGCTCGACCCTTATTCGGTCTTTTCTGGTAATCCTTATACCTACAATCAATGGACTGGCCTTCCCGTACCCACCGAGGTATTTCCTTCGAATCCTTCCCGGATTGACTGGGGACCCGAACCTTTAATTTGTGATAGCTGTACCAATTTGTTTTCAACTGGTGACTATACCGGCGGTGCTAATTGGTCTTCATATCCATCGGCAACCTTGAGTTCCGGGATTGATTATATTGGCATGCCAAATGCACCATTGGTTCCTCGAGTTGTTGAGGGCGG TTATGAATCCCCATTTGGTTTCGCTTATCAAGGAAGCAATGATCCCCCTCATCCCAACTTCCCAATGATGCAGCAGCTGCCAACCAATTTCCCTTCACAAGCGGCGCACGCTTCCATGGGAAGATCAAATGACTTGATGCACTGGCTTCGGGCAGGGCATACAACAACTTCACTTGGACAGACTGCAGACtccattccattttctgtgAACATGAACTCTAGCCTGTCATCAGCAACCAACGGTCATCACCTTGTCCAGGAAGGAAACGGGGTCCAACCTCAACGACTGTTTCCAGAAGATGCCGGTTCTTTAACTTCTTTTTTCCCCGACGTAAATCAGTAA
- the LOC137737418 gene encoding chaperone protein dnaJ 49-like, producing MEGNKDEALRCVRIAEEAIASGNKGRALKFIKIAQRLNQNLQVDALLVKCEAINSGSSASSVDEKGSSEIRKGAGVEKLDRGLNGEVSYTEEHIQLVRKIKRNKDYYAILGVEKTCSGEDIRKAYRKLSLKVHPDKNKAPGSEEAFKIVSKAFKCLSDGDSRRQYDQTGLVDEFEYNQQHNNMRRRRRGGNDFFDDDFDPDEIFRAFFGQSDMFRTGRVYRTSRPAGHQREESQGGGPNIMLLVQILPFLVIVLLAYLPFSEPVYSLQKNYNYQIPKTTEKYGVEFFVKSQAFDESYPVGSVARDNIENSVIKDYKNVLVHYCRVELQRRHWSKNLPTPHCDKLNNLGVA from the coding sequence ATGGAAGGTAATAAGGATGAAGCTTTGAGGTGTGTTCGAATTGCCGAAGAAGCAATTGCTTCTGGCAACAAAGGGCGTGCGTTGAAATTTATTAAGATAGCACAACGGCTTAATCAGAATTTGCAAGTTGATGCACTTTTGGTTAAGTGTGAGGCGATTAATTCGGGGTCTTCCGCATCTTCTGTTGATGAGAAGGGTTCTAGTGAGATTAGGAAGGGGGCCGGTGTGGAAAAGTTGGACCGCGGTTTGAATGGGGAGGTTAGTTATACCGAAGAGCATATTCAGTTGGTTAGGAAGATTAAGAGAAACAAAGACTATTACGCAATTCTTGGCGTGGAGAAGACTTGCTCGGGTGAGGACATTAGGAAGGCTTATAGGAAATTGTCACTGAAAGTTCATCCTGATAAGAACAAGGCTCCTGGTTCAGAAGAGGCTTTTAAGATAGTGAGCAAGGCCTTCAAGTGTTTGAGTGATGGAGATTCGAGGAGGCAGTATGATCAGACTGGACTGGTTGATGAATTTGAGTACAACCAGCAGCACAATAatatgaggaggaggaggagaggtgGGAATGACTTTTTTGACGATGATTTTGACCCCGATGAGATATTCAGGGCGTTCTTTGGTCAATCAGACATGTTTCGGACAGGTCGTGTTTATAGGACTAGTAGACCAGCTGGCCATCAGAGGGAGGAGTCTCAGGGAGGGGGACCTAACATCATGCTTCTTGTTCAAATATTACCATTCTTGGTAATTGTGTTGTTAGCATATCTGCCCTTCTCGGAGCCTGTCTACTCGTTGCAGAAGAATTACAACTACCAGATTCCCAAGACGACAGAGAAATATGGAGTGGAGTTTTTTGTTAAATCGCAAGCATTTGATGAGAGTTATCCTGTTGGAAGTGTTGCTCGAGATAACATAGAGAACAGCGTTATCAAGGATTACAAAAATGTGCTTGTACACTACTGTCGGGTTGAGCTTCAAAGGCGTCACTGGAGTAAGAATCTACCTACTCCTCACTGCGACAAATTGAATAACCTTGGAGTAGCATGA
- the LOC137736184 gene encoding uncharacterized mitochondrial protein AtMg00810-like, translating into MALNRPLELGMNVLPGFFLPWVSSLHIADPSLYVKHDGQSVVVLLLYVDDIILSRDDETKVQAVINQLTSEFDMKDLGLLHYFLGLQIEYQTHGLFMHQSKHVSDLLKKTNMLDSKPCTTPCHPNHKLLNHGSPPFLDSGLYRSIVGALQYLTFTRPDIAYSVNQVSQFMHSPLESHFVAVKRILQYLRGSMSLGLCFKPGLLDIKAYTDADWAGDPNDRRSTTGFVVFLGCNPISWSSKKQHTVSRSSTEAEYRAMATTTAEVVWLQQLLQDLHLPCPDIPLLHCDNISAMALATNPVLHSKAKHIEIDCHFVHERVQQGSIMLQFVNSADQHADIFTKGLCFPLFSSHCNNLMLGSTSHKIEGEC; encoded by the coding sequence ATGGCCTTAAACAGGCCCCTCGAGCTTGGAATGAACGTTTTACCAGGTTTCTTCTTACCTTGGGTTTCCAGTCTTCATATTGCTGATCCTTCTTTATATGTGAAGCATGATGGACAGTCTGTGGTTGTCTTATtattgtatgttgatgatataattcTCAGTCGTGATGATGAGACTAAAGTTCAAGCTGTGATAAATCAGTTGACTAGTGAATTTGATATGAAGGATTTAGGacttcttcattatttcctcgGTCTTCAAATTGAATATCAGACTCATGGTTTATTTATGCATCAATCCAAACATGTTTCTGATTTACTCAAGAAGACCAACATGTTGGATAGCAAGCCTTGTACTACTCCTTGTCATCCAAACCACAAGCTACTCAATCATGGCAGTCCTCCCTTTCTTGATTCAGGCCTTTATCGGAGTATTGTTGGGGCCCTTCAATATTTGACATTTACTCGACCGGATATCGCTTATTCAGTCAATCAGGTTTCCCAGTTCATGCACTCTCCTCTCGAGAGTCATTTTGTTGCTGTTAAACGAATTTTACAATATCTCAGAGGTTCCATGTCTCTTGGTTTATGTTTTAAACCTGGTCTGTTGGATATTAAAGCCTACACAGATGCTGATTGGGCGGGTGATCCCAATGACAGGAGGTCCACCACGGGGTTTGTCGTGTTTTTGGGGTGTAATCCTATCTCATGGAGTTCTAAGAAGCAGCATACTGTTAGTAGATCCTCCACTGAAGCTGAATACCGTGCTATGGCGACCACCACTGCAGAGGTGGTTTGGTTACAGCAGTTACTCCAGGATTTACATCTTCCGTGTCCTGATATTCCTCTTCTTCACTGTGACAACATCTCTGCCATGGCATTGGCCACGAATCCTGTCTTACATTCAAAAGCCAAACATATAGAAATCGATTGTCATTTCGTTCATGAACGTGTTCAGCAAGGCTCCATTATGTTGCAGTTTGTCAATTCTGCAGATCAGCATGCTGATATTTTCACCAAAGGATTGTGTTTTCCTTTGTTTAGTTCTCATTGTAACAATCTTATGCTTGGTAGTACCTCCCATAAGATTGAAGGGGAATGTTAG
- the LOC137738045 gene encoding uncharacterized protein, whose translation MIDQERPAGTPPHGILLAVVVVAVIMVPYFLGDQGEAITEGISELLSPLGLLLLPIILLLTIQFLSSDSGSFVSSLFSTGEPDTIHRVSGSPVGVALFLVLVIFLLYNRVSIFGGGDDGDD comes from the coding sequence ATGATAGATCAAGAGAGGCCAGCCGGAACTCCCCCTCACGGGATTCTGCTAGCTGTGGTGGTCGTGGCGGTGATCATGGTGCCGTACTTTCTAGGTGACCAAGGAGAGGCCATTACCGAAGGTATCTCCGAGCTTTTGAGCCCGTTGGGTCTTCTCCTTCTCCCCATTATTCTCCTACTCACCATTCAGTTTCTGTCATCGGACAGCGGCTCATTCGTCTCCTCCTTGTTCTCGACCGGGGAGCCCGACACCATCCACAGAGTCAGTGGCTCGCCGGTTGGGGTTGCATTGTTTCTCGTCCTCGTCATATTCCTTCTTTACAATAGGGTTTCGATCTTTGGCGGCGGCGACGACGGGGATGATTAG